AGAAATCTGGCGTGTTGCCTGGGCAGCGTATGCGAGCTCGAACGACTCACCGCTGATTGCCGCCATGTCGCAGAGCTCTGTCTGAACGAAGTTCAGTTCCACGCCAATGATGCGGGCCCGGATCATCAGCATGTCGAGCATGCTCTGGCTGGGGTCCGCAACCGTGATCCTTGCGCCCATCGCCGCCAGCGCCAGCGGCGCCATGCCGTCGCTGACGCCGAGGGCGCAGACAGTCAGGCCGGCGGCCGTGCCGATCAGCTCCTGCTCGACTAGGTTGAGTGCGAGGGCCGGCATGGTCGCGACGCGGCGCCAAGGCTCCTTGTCGTCGGGGTCACGACCCCAGGTTTGCGCTACCGGCACCCAGTCACGGCGCCGGGCCAGCTTCTCTTCGGCCACGGGAATCAGCGTCCCGGGTTGTAGGCGGTCAGTTCCATCGTATCGGTACCGGTCACGCGCCTGACCAGCCCAACACCCGGGGCGAGCCATTCATCGTAGTCGGCAGTGAATGAAAGCTCGGCGGCCTCGACTCTCCGGTGGATCTCAATCCGGTAGCACTGCAGGAACGTGCCGGCCGGGGTGGATACGTCCTCGATCGCCG
The candidate division WOR-3 bacterium genome window above contains:
- a CDS encoding class I SAM-dependent methyltransferase; translation: MARPGCWAGQARDRYRYDGTDRLQPGTLIPVAEEKLARRRDWVPVAQTWGRDPDDKEPWRRVATMPALALNLVEQELIGTAAGLTVCALGVSDGMAPLALAAMGARITVADPSQSMLDMLMIRARIIGVELNFVQTELCDMAAISGESFELAYAAQATRQISDIDRFYAEVHRVLSPGSRFIINEYHPVRRIWKQEPGHPRADCSYFDRRRRREDDELIPDPNAPGVSLGKFDFSWTVSDHFCALAAAGFRVLALEEIGDVRQKWEVPNLRGLPEQLVLAAERLTC